One Malassezia vespertilionis chromosome 6, complete sequence genomic window, agtaTGGCGAGCACACGGTACCTGTAGTGATCACGACACCCTCTGGTACGCAGCATACCGATATGCGTGTCGACAAAGCGGTGGAACAGATTCCTGCCATCCAACAAGAAGGCGGGTCGTTGTATATTAAAGACTGGCACTTGGTACGGggccagcgcggcgcggcgcccacATCGATGCCGTACTGTACGCCGTACCTATTTGCCGACGACTGTGCGTGTATGCGATCGCTTATACAGGGATGAACAATGTCACTTCACAACCTACGCACGATTGCGCCTCCGTGCCGTACTACCCCGATGTGTGGCTCGCGACGCAACACGATGCGTATACGCAGGACGATTTCCGGTTCTGCTACGCAGGCACGGCTGGGTCTGCCACCCCGATCCACCGCGACGGTACGTATTGTTTCTTTTGTTTTTCTTACTCACACCAGTTTGTATGTATTTTTTTCCCGCACTCACCTAGATACGTCCTATTCCTGGTCGACCAACATTGTAggacgcaagcgctggcgcctgtttgcgccgccagaCGCACACTTGCTACGACGTACGTCACCGCCCCCCCGTTGACCCTAGGATTCCCCGGGCGGAGTACCTCCGAGACCGCCTCTACGTACGCAGAAATGGAGGCGCACCGTGCCCATGACGAGCTTGGCCAATTTCGTGACGGCAAGCTAGGATGGCCAGGGTGGGAAGATGCGCGGTTGCGTGTCTATACAGTCGAGCAAGGCGTACGTTCTGCATCATACTTACGCAGCCTGGACAAACCATTTTTGTGCCCTCTAATTGGTACCATGAAGTGGAAAATGTGACGGACTGCATCAGTGTACgtttcgcgcacgctcacCACAGTTGAATCACAATTGGTGCAACGCAGTGAATCTAGTAAGCATGTACAATGCTATGGAGCAAGAGACGGACAATGTAGCTGAAGCGCTGGtcgatgtgcgcgacatgaTGCAAGACGCGAATCCCTCCGCGTGGCAGCAAGACTTTGTGCAAGTCGTCCAGGATGTCGTGCACCAGGACGCGGGCTGGGCATGGGACGCATTTTGGCGCATGGTCCTACACAACCTACAAACACcgccatgcgcgccatcACTCCGCCCACCCGCGGCCTTTGTACACCAACAGGTGCGCGCACTTCTCACACGCTTCGCCGCACGCCCCGAAACGCCGTGGCTCGGCGCACCGCTCCACACACACCTCCACGCGCTCCAACAGTTAATTGGCGCACCTGCATAACTGGTTAATaagcaagctgcagctgAGCAGCGAAGATTCTCGGTGTCACCTGCGTCTTTTAACACATTTTCCCACCCAACCTATTTGCTCGCGATGAACCCCTACTTGTCTCACATGGAAACAACAAATACTGCTCTCTACGGCAGCACTGGTACCAAGCCGTACTGGGAGTCGCCTATACCTGGTCGGCAGCCTCCGGTCGATGCGCCTTCTTCTTTGCCGGCCATGATGCATACCATGCATTTGCACGAGCCCAGCAccatgcgtgcgccggACTGGTCTCCGGATACACAGCAATGGATTTATCTGGACCCAAATGGGTACATGCAGGGACCGTTTACGGGCACCGCGATGCAGGCATGGTATGAACAGCAGTACTTGTACGCGGATCTATTAATACGCCGCGAAGAAGACACGCAGTTCAAGCCATTGCAGATAATGTTGGCGGAGATTGGCGATGCCGCTATGCCGTTCTTGGTCCCGCCACACCGctacttggcgcgcagggATCCGCCCTTgcccatggcgcgcaacAAACCCGAGCTGGACGTCCAAGCTGGAGCTGCCTCCCCGTCTGTTTCGTCCTTGCGTGGCATTGCGAGCCCAACTCAGGGCATACAGACTCCTGTATCCACACAGCAAGAGGCACCGGCATCGCCCAACGAGCCGGAGcctgcgctcgcgtcgAATCTGACTGCACAGGATATTGCGACGGCCATGCGTGTCCTGACGCAACTGCGGTCGATGATGCCCATGAAAGGCGCGAACGAATCACAGATTACGCACATGATGGAACAGGCGCTGTCTGCTGCGATGCCACATGCGAACGCAGCAGGGATCATTGAGATGCAGGAAGCGATGCGTGTGCAGAATGACCAGTCGGCTGCAAAGCGAGAGTTTGATACCCCAGCGTCATCCGCGGATGCGCGCGGACCTATTGATACCCCACAGAAAAAAACAGAAGCGACCCGTGAGACCAGTGTGCCGGAGGAGCCGGTGCGTGAGGCTGCACCGGAACctgcggcgccagcgccgcttgttGAAGCGAAAGTGCCTGAAAAACAACCCAAGCGTGCCGTCAAGGCCGcagaaaaagaagcgcgcgcacaagcgctgAAAAGGCAGCCAGAGCGCGAGACTGAGCATGAAACGCATGACGCGTTTCAGAGTGCGCCTGCAGAGACTCCGCATAAGCCAGAGCCCAAGGTTGCGCCTTGGGCTGCGTCTCCAGATGGCGCCACACACCCAAAAAACGCCCCGAGTCTCCGCGAAATTATGGAGGCCGGGGAGCGTGAGCGTGCTGCTCGGATTGCAACAGAAAAAGCGGGTGCTTCTGCTCGTCTTGCGCAAGGAATGCAGTCAcagacgccgccgcccacgATTCCTGCGGCCAGCTCGCCTTTTAACGCACCCTCCTGGAATGTGCTTGTCAaggccgcagcgccgaaATCCCTCGCTCAAatccagcgcgaggaggcggcgcttgcccagcgtgccaaggcagcacaagcgccacgCACTGCCGCCTATAGCAGctcagcagcgcgcggtgcagactctgtgcgtgtgcacaACGAACCATGGGCAAAGGTaggtgcgcacggcaaagTCACTACTGCACCGCCGATCAAGGTTGTGCACAAGACCATGGCTGAGACTCCAGCAccagcgccagtgccaGCGCGagtgccagcgccagcgccagcatcAGTGCCACAGACATGGGAAGGCGATGGATGGATGACAAAGAAGAGCAAAgggcaggcgcgccgcgatgcaTTGAGCACAATGAACGACGCAATTCCACGCCCCACTGGATCTGCGGCG contains:
- a CDS encoding uncharacterized protein (COG:S; EggNog:ENOG503NUVE), encoding MNPYLSHMETTNTALYGSTGTKPYWESPIPGRQPPVDAPSSLPAMMHTMHLHEPSTMRAPDWSPDTQQWIYLDPNGYMQGPFTGTAMQAWYEQQYLYADLLIRREEDTQFKPLQIMLAEIGDAAMPFLVPPHRYLARRDPPLPMARNKPELDVQAGAASPSVSSLRGIASPTQGIQTPVSTQQEAPASPNEPEPALASNLTAQDIATAMRVLTQLRSMMPMKGANESQITHMMEQALSAAMPHANAAGIIEMQEAMRVQNDQSAAKREFDTPASSADARGPIDTPQKKTEATRETSVPEEPVREAAPEPAAPAPLVEAKVPEKQPKRAVKAAEKEARAQALKRQPERETEHETHDAFQSAPAETPHKPEPKVAPWAASPDGATHPKNAPSLREIMEAGERERAARIATEKAGASARLAQGMQSQTPPPTIPAASSPFNAPSWNVLVKAAAPKSLAQIQREEAALAQRAKAAQAPRTAAYSSSAARGADSVRVHNEPWAKVGAHGKVTTAPPIKVVHKTMAETPAPAPVPARVPAPAPASVPQTWEGDGWMTKKSKGQARRDALSTMNDAIPRPTGSAAGNIVAREQASSSKPLPPSPEFLHFCREQLQGLSANIDDFIDMLLSFPLNSTPDVEEIIAETVYASSSTLDGRRFAATFLKRRKEDAFRAVAV
- a CDS encoding uncharacterized protein (COG:B; COG:T; EggNog:ENOG503P3I1), with the translated sequence MKRGPSVPVLDAVPSYEAFLETYLLPNRPVVLPPALVEAWPAFREWASDGVADWDTLRAKYGEHTVPVVITTPSGTQHTDMRVDKAVEQIPAIQQEGGSLYIKDWHLVRGQRGAAPTSMPYCTPYLFADDWMNNVTSQPTHDCASVPYYPDVWLATQHDAYTQDDFRFCYAGTAGSATPIHRDGRKRWRLFAPPDAHLLRRFPGRSTSETASTYAEMEAHRAHDELGQFRDGKLGWPGWEDARLRVYTVEQGPGQTIFVPSNWYHEVENVTDCISLNHNWCNAVNLVSMYNAMEQETDNVAEALVDVRDMMQDANPSAWQQDFVQVVQDVVHQDAGWAWDAFWRMVLHNLQTPPCAPSLRPPAAFVHQQVRALLTRFAARPETPWLGAPLHTHLHALQQLIGAPA